Genomic segment of Candidatus Protochlamydia amoebophila UWE25:
ATTTAAATTGACAAGTCCATATTTCCTTATTTGTTATTTAAATAGTTGCTGTAAAGTTATTAAGGTGTATGGCTAGAACTTCTGATTGCATTTTAAGGCGAACAAAAATGGACAATATAAACTAAAGAACTAAAATTTAATTCTCTATTGATAAGCCTCTATTTTTAGCTGCCACCTGCTGTCTAGATAAAGGCTGTAAAGAAAGCTGCTGCTGAATATGATTATCAATTTTTAAAATTTCTTTCTCAAATATTTATTTTTAACAAACAATGTTTAAATGAGGATTATTATTTTATTTTATCAATCGCATTATTGAATATTTAAGTCCTTCTATGAATAGGTTGTAAGTACTTAGACAAAAAATTTCCAAGCTTAATGAGCTATAGTCGCTTTGTTTATTTAAAGAAGAATCTCTTTATTCTTTTATTTGCTTACCTTCTAGGCATAAGAGGCGAAATAACAGGAATTGCTTTTAAAGAATGTTTTTATTGATTCTACAGCAATAGATGTTTGCCATCATAAACAAACGCATTGAGAGGAATAAGGTCTTCAAAGGTTTGGTAAAGAGAGGGAAAATAACCTCAAGACGGTTTTTTTCGGATTTAAATTACAACTAATTATCAATGAGATTGGAAATGTTTCTGATGTAGCTGTGGTCGAAACCTTATCGAAAGGAATTTTTAGGAAGCTATTTGATGATAAGGGATATACTTCGGCAGAACTTGCAAAGAAGCTTTTAAAACAAAGTCTTGAACTATTGACGACCATAAGTTTGAATAGGAAACAGAAGGTGATGAAGTTGACAGACAAAATTCTTCTTGGAAAACTAGCTGTAGTTGAAACGGTAAATGATCAATTAAAAAATATTTCTCAAATTGAACAGAGATGCCACAGAAATACCGGAAATTTTTTAATTAAACTTTTAGCCGGGATTTTCCATTTATACTCAATAATCTAAACAGCCATTTATAAGATTATCAGAACAACAGCGTCTATTGTTAATGGCTGCCTAAAAACCAAAAATACAGGTTATTTATTTGGATAAATTGAGGTATTGCAGCAAATAATTTGGCTACTCATCACTATTTCCTTCATCTTTGCCTTCTTCAATTTTTTTCTGCACTTGATCGCTCAGGAAAATGGAAAGAAATTTTCTACTTACAAAACAATTGATTAAAACTTATGAATAAAATCAAATTGTCAATGCTTCAATAAAAATTGATAACTGCGATTTAAAGATATCAGGACAGAGCCAAGGAACTCTATGCCCCGCTCCTTTAACAGATAAGTGGAAAGATAACGGATGTTTAAAATAAAGCTGTTGGCCTAATTGAGAAAATTTTTTATCTTTCTCACCAGTCATCCATAAAATGGGAAAAGGAAGTAGGCCTATTTTTTCTTTTAAATCTTCTTGTTTCCCTAATGAAAAATTTCTTAGGTGCATAGCTAGATTCGACCGCTGATAATCATTATGGGAACGATAAAAAATGAGGTCTTTCGCAAATATATCTTGTGCATTCCATTGCTTTATTAAAGATTCCCATTCTTCAGTTTCAAAAAGACCGGCCCATTTTCCATCCTGATCCAACCGTTCTTCTTTTTCGTTTTCTTGAGATAAACCTGGATGGGTAGAAATCAGAATCCCTCCTTTCCATAAATCTGGATCTTGACACAACGCATGTAATCCCAATCTTCCCCCCATCGAATAACCGAGCAAAATAGGAAAATGAGGAGGTTGTTTTTTAACAAATGCATTAAAATGCTCTGCCCAACTCGATAAATCTGTACACGAAAAAGAGTTCACATCGATTTTTTTTATTTGTGTAAATTTAAACAGGTCCCAATCCGATGGGAGGCCTAAAAAGCCGGGAATTGCCCATAAAATATAAGGAAGATTCCCCATTACATCCTCTGCATTTTCTTTCTTAATCGATCTGTAGCAGAGGGATCAGGGACAAGTTCAATTAATCGACTTGTTTGACTACCAAGAATAGTTGTAGGA
This window contains:
- a CDS encoding alpha/beta fold hydrolase, with translation MGNLPYILWAIPGFLGLPSDWDLFKFTQIKKIDVNSFSCTDLSSWAEHFNAFVKKQPPHFPILLGYSMGGRLGLHALCQDPDLWKGGILISTHPGLSQENEKEERLDQDGKWAGLFETEEWESLIKQWNAQDIFAKDLIFYRSHNDYQRSNLAMHLRNFSLGKQEDLKEKIGLLPFPILWMTGEKDKKFSQLGQQLYFKHPLSFHLSVKGAGHRVPWLCPDIFKSQLSIFIEALTI